From a single Sphingobium sp. genomic region:
- a CDS encoding acyl-CoA dehydrogenase family protein: MSMTQRALDIGARVEEFVRTVVAPYESDPRRDHHGAPTDDLVAELKEKARAVGVLTPHILPDGGHLTQVETAYVLQKTGLSPLGPLACNTGAPDEGNMYLLGKVGSPEIKERFLEPLVAGRARSAFFMTEPASEGGAGSDPSMMQTHCHMDGNHWVINGRKAFITGAQGAKVGIIMAKADEGACMFLVDLPDPAIRIEHVPNTIDNSMPGGHATVLIDNLRVPADQMLGNAGEGFKYAQIRLSPARLSHCMRWHGACQRAHEIATDYANRRMAFGKTLIDHEGVGFMLAENLIDLKQAELMIQWCAAVLDSGDLGTAESSMAKVAVSEALMRIADRCVQVMGGTGVTDKTIVEQVFREIRAFRIYDGPTEVHKWSLAKKIKRDWKAGNA, translated from the coding sequence ATGAGCATGACGCAACGCGCACTGGATATTGGCGCCCGGGTGGAAGAATTCGTCCGCACAGTTGTTGCGCCTTATGAAAGCGATCCGCGCCGCGACCATCATGGCGCGCCGACCGATGATCTGGTCGCGGAGCTGAAAGAGAAAGCCCGCGCGGTAGGCGTATTGACCCCGCATATCCTGCCCGATGGCGGACATCTGACTCAAGTGGAAACGGCCTATGTCCTGCAAAAGACCGGGCTGTCGCCGCTGGGGCCGCTGGCATGCAACACAGGTGCGCCCGATGAGGGCAATATGTATCTGCTTGGCAAGGTGGGTAGCCCAGAAATCAAGGAACGATTTCTCGAGCCGTTGGTCGCAGGCCGGGCCCGATCTGCCTTTTTCATGACCGAACCGGCCAGCGAAGGCGGCGCGGGATCCGATCCATCAATGATGCAGACCCATTGCCATATGGATGGCAACCATTGGGTCATCAACGGCCGCAAGGCATTCATCACCGGGGCGCAGGGTGCAAAGGTCGGCATCATCATGGCCAAGGCAGACGAAGGTGCGTGCATGTTCCTTGTCGACCTGCCCGATCCTGCCATCCGTATTGAGCATGTGCCGAACACAATCGACAATTCGATGCCCGGCGGCCATGCCACCGTGCTGATCGATAATCTGCGCGTTCCGGCCGACCAGATGCTCGGCAACGCGGGCGAAGGCTTCAAATATGCGCAGATCCGCCTTTCCCCTGCCCGGCTTTCACATTGCATGCGCTGGCATGGCGCCTGCCAGCGGGCCCATGAAATTGCGACCGATTATGCCAATCGCCGCATGGCATTCGGTAAAACGTTGATCGACCATGAGGGCGTCGGCTTCATGCTCGCGGAAAATCTGATCGACCTGAAACAGGCCGAGCTGATGATCCAATGGTGTGCGGCCGTGCTCGACAGCGGCGATCTCGGCACTGCGGAAAGCTCCATGGCCAAGGTCGCAGTATCCGAGGCTTTGATGCGCATCGCCGACCGTTGCGTGCAGGTGATGGGCGGCACCGGAGTGACCGACAAGACGATCGTTGAACAAGTCTTCCGCGAAATCCGCGCCTTCCGCATCTATGACGGCCCCACAGAAGTCCATAAATGGAGCCTCGCCAAGAAGATCAAGCGCGACTGGAAAGCCGGCAACGCCTGA
- a CDS encoding SDR family oxidoreductase — protein MNYGFDGKVALVTGAGSGIGRSAALGFAASGARVVVSDVNEASGTETVDLIAAAGGTAVFQKCDVSDGDEVKALIARAVSEFGGLDFAHNNAGINSMMADEYQDDVWAKSVGVNLTGVMMCMREEAAVMLKAGKGAIVNTASINGLVGNGAQPGYVATKHGVVGLTRHGALRWAQAGIRVNAVCPGVVETGMTAPLAANPDMRKVLDGMTPMGRMGRPEEIASAVLWLCSDQASFVTGHAMVVDGGATAV, from the coding sequence ATGAACTATGGATTCGATGGAAAAGTGGCGTTGGTTACCGGTGCCGGCAGTGGTATCGGCCGTTCGGCGGCACTAGGCTTTGCCGCATCGGGTGCGCGCGTGGTCGTTTCCGACGTGAATGAAGCCAGCGGAACTGAGACGGTTGACCTGATCGCGGCGGCTGGCGGCACTGCGGTTTTCCAGAAATGCGACGTATCCGACGGCGATGAGGTAAAGGCGCTGATCGCACGCGCGGTTTCCGAATTTGGCGGGCTTGATTTCGCCCACAACAATGCGGGCATCAATTCGATGATGGCCGACGAATATCAGGACGATGTCTGGGCCAAGAGCGTGGGCGTCAACCTGACCGGCGTGATGATGTGCATGCGTGAGGAAGCGGCCGTGATGCTGAAGGCAGGGAAGGGCGCGATCGTCAACACGGCTTCGATCAACGGGCTTGTCGGCAATGGCGCGCAACCGGGTTATGTTGCGACCAAACATGGCGTCGTCGGCCTGACCCGCCATGGCGCACTTCGCTGGGCGCAGGCGGGTATCCGTGTCAATGCTGTCTGCCCGGGGGTTGTCGAAACAGGGATGACGGCGCCGCTCGCCGCCAATCCCGATATGCGCAAGGTGCTGGATGGGATGACCCCAATGGGCCGCATGGGTCGGCCAGAGGAAATTGCCAGTGCGGTTCTCTGGCTATGCTCGGATCAGGCCAGCTTCGTGACCGGCCACGCGATGGTGGTCGATGGCGGTGCAACTGCGGTTTAG
- a CDS encoding trehalase family glycosidase, whose product MTNMISNEAARDILRSNDRGGYTVPNGRVYPFQWNWDSAFVAIGFDTFDHDRAWQEVETLFSAQWEDGFVPHIIFWQEDEGYFPGPTVWDTKRNPITSGITQPPVAASMIYILWENAKARGEGDTFKPRMVALFDQLLAWHRWFRDHRDPDKRGVVVAMHPWETGRDNSPEWDAPGEPIDISNVGEYVRRDTGHLDAKMRPTKLEYDRYLALVQYGHAQGWDHAKIAAGNPFKVADVGMSMMLLRANRDLLLLAQDLGRNAEAEEIAAMVATAEAGIDWLWDEQKHAWCSRDLISGKSSGYITSASFLSFYAGLSDPAKDAAMLTHFARIGSKVEYLMPSLDPDDSGFQMIRYWRGPVWAVVNFMIGKGLAEMGYDAEAERMRRDTLALIERNGFYEAFSPIDGTGSGGDDFSWTAAIWLALNEA is encoded by the coding sequence ATGACCAATATGATTTCGAATGAAGCTGCACGTGACATTTTGCGGTCGAATGACCGTGGCGGTTACACAGTCCCCAATGGCCGGGTTTATCCCTTTCAGTGGAACTGGGACTCTGCCTTTGTCGCGATCGGTTTCGACACGTTCGACCATGACCGTGCCTGGCAGGAGGTTGAAACCCTTTTTAGCGCGCAATGGGAAGACGGCTTCGTCCCGCACATCATCTTCTGGCAGGAAGATGAAGGATATTTCCCCGGCCCCACTGTCTGGGACACAAAGCGTAATCCGATAACATCAGGGATCACGCAGCCGCCTGTCGCAGCCAGCATGATCTACATCCTCTGGGAAAATGCGAAAGCCCGTGGCGAGGGCGATACATTTAAGCCGCGCATGGTGGCGCTGTTTGACCAGCTGCTGGCTTGGCACCGTTGGTTCCGCGATCATCGCGATCCGGACAAACGGGGGGTCGTCGTTGCGATGCACCCTTGGGAAACGGGGCGCGATAATTCCCCCGAATGGGATGCGCCGGGTGAACCGATCGATATTTCCAATGTCGGTGAATATGTGCGCCGTGATACCGGGCATCTGGATGCAAAGATGCGCCCGACAAAGCTGGAATATGATCGTTATCTAGCGCTGGTCCAATATGGGCATGCGCAAGGCTGGGATCATGCGAAGATCGCTGCAGGCAATCCGTTCAAGGTTGCCGATGTCGGCATGTCGATGATGCTACTGCGCGCCAATCGTGACCTTTTGCTGCTGGCACAGGATCTGGGTCGGAACGCCGAGGCTGAGGAAATCGCGGCGATGGTCGCCACGGCAGAGGCAGGCATTGACTGGCTGTGGGATGAGCAGAAGCATGCCTGGTGCTCGCGCGATCTGATTAGCGGAAAATCCTCTGGCTACATCACCAGTGCATCGTTTCTCAGCTTTTATGCCGGCCTTTCCGACCCTGCGAAGGATGCGGCGATGCTGACGCATTTTGCCCGGATCGGCAGCAAGGTTGAATATCTGATGCCCAGCCTTGATCCGGATGATTCTGGTTTCCAGATGATCCGTTACTGGCGCGGCCCGGTTTGGGCGGTGGTCAATTTCATGATCGGCAAGGGCCTTGCCGAAATGGGGTATGACGCCGAAGCTGAACGGATGCGGCGCGATACATTGGCGCTGATCGAACGGAATGGCTTCTACGAAGCCTTCAGTCCGATTGATGGCACTGGCAGTGGCGGGGACGATTTCAGCTGGACAGCGGCCATCTGGCTGGCGCTTAACGAAGCGTGA
- a CDS encoding phytanoyl-CoA dioxygenase family protein: MHLTPEQKAFYDENGYVLVPGLFTPEEAAAYRAEVHAIDARQGETNATWASVKGDTAIAHSHDVHFKSGAFTRLLTDARLTGIAQDIIGPNVQLHHTKMFIKPPERGSPFPMHQDYPYFPHRDHSMIAVILHFDDAPEEKGCLCAYPGSHKLGPLPAEGADHHVSQTDFPFEGATTIPAKAGDAIFFNYLTVHGSGINRSDEPRTTLLIQLRDPADPPLNNRHASRGQGMMLAGIDPTIGEFKFAWENGDA, from the coding sequence GTGCATCTGACCCCCGAGCAAAAGGCCTTTTACGACGAGAATGGCTATGTGCTGGTTCCGGGGCTGTTCACCCCGGAGGAGGCCGCAGCCTATCGAGCGGAAGTCCACGCCATTGACGCTCGCCAAGGCGAGACCAATGCGACATGGGCAAGTGTGAAGGGCGACACCGCGATCGCGCACAGCCATGATGTACATTTCAAGAGTGGCGCATTTACACGGTTGCTGACCGACGCCAGGCTAACCGGGATTGCGCAGGACATTATCGGCCCGAATGTCCAACTGCACCACACCAAGATGTTCATCAAGCCGCCGGAACGCGGATCGCCCTTTCCGATGCATCAGGACTATCCTTATTTCCCGCATCGCGATCATAGCATGATTGCGGTCATCCTGCATTTTGACGATGCGCCCGAGGAAAAGGGGTGTTTGTGCGCCTATCCGGGATCGCATAAATTGGGGCCGCTGCCTGCGGAAGGTGCCGACCATCATGTGTCGCAGACAGACTTTCCCTTCGAAGGCGCAACGACCATCCCTGCCAAGGCGGGCGATGCGATCTTCTTTAACTATCTGACCGTCCATGGATCGGGCATTAACCGGTCCGATGAGCCCCGCACCACCCTGTTGATCCAGTTGCGTGATCCCGCTGATCCGCCGCTCAACAACCGCCACGCATCGCGCGGGCAGGGGATGATGCTGGCCGGGATCGACCCGACGATCGGGGAATTCAAATTCGCTTGGGAAAATGGCGACGCCTGA
- a CDS encoding AMP-binding protein, which yields MRTDTIPHLAETAALKWPDSPALIENGRQWTFAELWSEARAAIAACLAQGIGEGDRVAIWAPNSRLWVLAAIGAMGAGAAVVPLNTRYKGREAGDILRRTKARILFTVDDFLGTDYPALLAGEDLPDLERTLLLTDIAAGADNWPAFIAEGTAKADDVDAVLVGLTADHLSDILFTSGTTGSPKGVMMSYARVLPQVKVWIGNTGLHEGERYLIVNPFFHSFGMKVGWVACLMAGAVMVPMPQFDVAEAAQCIEREKINFLPGAPTIFQMLIAHKRQHPFDSSSLRGGTTGAATVPPVLIEEIRSELGLGDIITAYGMTECVNITGCRPGDPVELIAHSCGAAIPGNDVIIADDAGREVPRGETGEILVRGQGVMLGYLDDPAATAEAIDPQGWLHTGDIGTMDAQGYVRITDRKKDLYISGGFNVYPAEVEKLLAAHPAIAMVAVIGIADERLGEIGRAYVVLRSGMSTSEAELVEWSRANMANFKVPRSFVFVEDLPRNASGKVLKTELRGAASA from the coding sequence ATGCGTACCGATACCATCCCGCATCTTGCCGAAACTGCGGCGCTCAAATGGCCCGATTCCCCCGCGCTGATCGAAAATGGCCGGCAGTGGACCTTTGCCGAGCTTTGGTCGGAGGCACGTGCCGCAATTGCCGCCTGCCTCGCGCAAGGCATTGGCGAGGGCGATCGGGTGGCAATCTGGGCCCCAAACAGCCGCTTGTGGGTGCTCGCCGCCATTGGCGCAATGGGTGCCGGTGCCGCCGTCGTGCCGCTCAACACCCGCTATAAGGGCCGCGAGGCGGGCGACATATTGCGCCGCACCAAGGCACGCATCCTGTTCACCGTCGATGATTTTCTTGGCACCGATTACCCCGCCCTGCTGGCAGGTGAAGATCTGCCCGATCTGGAACGCACCCTATTGCTGACCGACATCGCGGCAGGGGCCGATAACTGGCCGGCTTTCATCGCGGAAGGGACGGCAAAGGCAGATGATGTTGATGCCGTCCTCGTTGGCCTCACCGCCGATCACCTTTCCGACATTTTGTTTACCAGCGGCACCACCGGCAGCCCCAAGGGCGTGATGATGAGTTATGCCCGGGTATTGCCGCAGGTGAAGGTGTGGATCGGCAACACCGGCCTGCATGAGGGCGAACGCTATCTCATCGTCAATCCCTTCTTCCACAGTTTCGGCATGAAGGTCGGCTGGGTAGCCTGCCTGATGGCCGGTGCCGTGATGGTGCCGATGCCGCAATTCGATGTCGCAGAGGCGGCGCAGTGTATCGAGCGCGAAAAGATCAATTTCTTGCCCGGTGCGCCGACCATTTTCCAGATGCTGATTGCACACAAGCGCCAACATCCGTTCGACAGTTCATCGCTGCGCGGCGGCACCACCGGGGCCGCAACCGTTCCGCCTGTGCTGATCGAGGAAATCCGCAGTGAACTAGGCCTCGGCGATATCATCACTGCTTATGGCATGACCGAATGCGTCAACATCACTGGATGCAGGCCGGGCGACCCGGTCGAACTGATCGCCCATAGTTGCGGCGCGGCGATCCCCGGAAACGATGTGATCATCGCCGACGATGCCGGGCGCGAAGTGCCGCGCGGCGAAACCGGCGAGATATTGGTGCGCGGCCAAGGGGTGATGCTCGGCTATCTTGACGATCCGGCGGCGACTGCCGAGGCCATTGACCCGCAAGGCTGGCTCCACACCGGCGACATCGGCACAATGGATGCACAAGGCTATGTCCGCATTACCGATCGCAAGAAGGACCTCTATATTTCGGGCGGCTTCAACGTCTATCCGGCAGAGGTCGAGAAACTGCTCGCCGCACATCCCGCCATTGCCATGGTCGCCGTGATCGGCATTGCCGACGAACGGCTGGGCGAAATTGGCCGCGCTTATGTCGTGCTGCGTTCGGGCATGTCCACAAGCGAGGCGGAACTGGTCGAATGGAGCAGGGCCAATATGGCCAATTTCAAGGTTCCGCGCAGTTTCGTCTTTGTCGAAGACCTGCCGCGCAACGCCTCTGGCAAAGTGCTCAAGACAGAGTTGCGCGGCGCGGCATCAGCCTAA
- a CDS encoding SDR family oxidoreductase, which produces MTIPAYPEPRGLLKGKTVVVTAAAGTGIGFSAAKRAAEEGATVLISDFHERRLGEAADRIAEETGTPRPATFVCDVTAQDQVDALHAAALAELGRIDVLINNAGLGGEADVVDMTDDQWSRVLDVTLNSVFRMSRAFLPTMYTQKSGVIVNNASVLGWRAQKGQAHYAAAKAGVMAFTRCSAVEAAEHGVRINAVAPSIAMHAFLAKVTTDDLLAELSAKEAFGRPAEVWEVANVMLFLASDLSSYMTGEIVSVSSQRA; this is translated from the coding sequence ATGACAATACCTGCTTATCCCGAACCGCGCGGCCTGCTGAAGGGCAAGACTGTCGTCGTCACCGCCGCCGCCGGCACCGGCATCGGCTTTTCGGCGGCCAAACGTGCCGCAGAGGAAGGTGCCACCGTACTGATCAGCGATTTTCACGAACGCCGGCTCGGCGAAGCCGCAGACCGGATCGCTGAAGAAACCGGCACGCCGCGGCCCGCAACCTTTGTGTGCGACGTGACCGCGCAGGATCAGGTTGACGCGCTCCATGCTGCCGCGCTGGCCGAACTTGGCCGGATCGATGTCCTGATCAACAATGCCGGATTGGGCGGAGAGGCCGATGTCGTCGACATGACCGATGACCAATGGTCGCGCGTCCTTGACGTGACACTGAACAGCGTCTTCCGCATGAGCCGCGCCTTCCTGCCGACCATGTATACCCAGAAATCGGGCGTGATCGTCAACAACGCCTCGGTGCTGGGCTGGCGCGCGCAAAAGGGACAGGCACATTATGCCGCAGCCAAGGCCGGCGTGATGGCCTTTACCCGCTGTTCCGCCGTCGAAGCGGCAGAGCATGGGGTACGCATTAACGCTGTCGCGCCATCAATTGCGATGCACGCCTTTCTTGCAAAGGTGACCACTGACGATCTGCTTGCCGAATTGTCGGCGAAAGAGGCTTTTGGTCGCCCGGCCGAGGTGTGGGAGGTGGCCAATGTGATGCTGTTCCTAGCGTCTGACCTTTCCTCTTACATGACAGGGGAGATTGTTTCGGTCTCCAGTCAACGGGCATAG
- a CDS encoding CoA transferase, translated as MGKLTGIKVIDLSVFLPGPMMTVMMADQGAEVIKVESMAGDPSREQAPFEAGQSVWFRNLNRGKKSVVLDLKSEAGKARLWRMIEDADVFVEGFRPGVMQRLGFDYAAVAARNPRIVYCSISGFGQFGALAHHPAHDMATQALAGFLSVNDAPDGTPVVPGVAASDMAAGLTALSATLMALIGRERTGRGDYIDCAMFDSLLPWCVHTAGSAIAGGPSPVSSQQRSLGGAGFYQIYRTSDAKHVVLGGREIKFAENLLHALDRPDLVEHAKREAGEQVELIAFLRATFAQKTRDQWVAWFADKDVAFAPILDFREALDQPHIAERGLWVEHDGAHHMAPAIRFASEQWTPAKAPDLNGNGDELP; from the coding sequence ATGGGAAAACTGACCGGCATCAAAGTTATCGACCTTTCGGTGTTTCTTCCCGGGCCGATGATGACGGTGATGATGGCAGATCAGGGCGCGGAGGTTATCAAGGTTGAGTCCATGGCGGGCGATCCGTCGCGTGAGCAGGCCCCGTTCGAGGCCGGCCAATCGGTCTGGTTCCGCAATCTTAATCGGGGCAAAAAGAGTGTTGTTCTTGATCTGAAAAGCGAAGCCGGCAAGGCCCGGCTGTGGCGGATGATCGAGGATGCAGATGTTTTTGTCGAAGGTTTCCGGCCCGGCGTGATGCAGCGACTGGGTTTCGATTATGCAGCGGTCGCCGCGCGTAATCCGCGCATCGTCTATTGCTCGATTTCCGGCTTTGGCCAATTTGGTGCGCTGGCCCACCATCCCGCGCATGACATGGCGACGCAGGCGCTGGCCGGTTTCCTCTCGGTCAATGACGCGCCCGATGGCACACCGGTTGTGCCAGGCGTCGCCGCCTCCGATATGGCTGCCGGGCTGACTGCGCTTTCCGCCACGCTGATGGCGCTGATCGGGCGCGAACGGACAGGGCGGGGCGACTATATCGATTGCGCGATGTTTGATAGCCTCTTGCCTTGGTGCGTTCATACTGCGGGCAGTGCAATTGCCGGTGGTCCGTCGCCTGTTTCGTCGCAGCAAAGGTCGCTTGGCGGGGCTGGCTTCTATCAGATTTATCGCACCAGTGATGCAAAGCATGTGGTGCTCGGCGGGCGGGAGATCAAATTTGCCGAAAATCTGCTCCATGCCCTCGACCGTCCCGACCTAGTCGAACATGCGAAGCGTGAGGCGGGCGAGCAGGTGGAATTAATCGCCTTTCTGCGTGCCACCTTTGCCCAAAAAACGCGCGATCAATGGGTCGCATGGTTCGCCGACAAGGATGTCGCCTTTGCGCCGATACTGGATTTTCGCGAAGCGCTCGATCAACCCCATATCGCCGAACGGGGGCTTTGGGTCGAACATGATGGGGCGCACCATATGGCGCCCGCCATCCGCTTTGCATCGGAACAATGGACACCGGCAAAGGCGCCGGACCTTAATGGAAATGGTGATGAACTGCCCTAG
- a CDS encoding MaoC family dehydratase has translation MTRIFETPAALIGAEGTKLGPTDWLTIDQDRVNGFAEVTGDHQWIHVDVERAKDGPFGGTIAHGYLTMSLVNYFLPQLIEVRGFAHAVNVGADRLRFLSPVKVGSRIRGVGEIVGVEEVKGAIQSVVRVTVEIEGSDKPACVVDTISRYFPEN, from the coding sequence ATGACCCGCATTTTTGAGACACCAGCCGCGCTGATCGGTGCCGAAGGCACGAAGCTTGGTCCGACCGACTGGCTCACCATCGATCAGGACCGCGTCAACGGCTTTGCCGAGGTGACGGGCGACCATCAATGGATCCATGTCGATGTCGAACGGGCCAAGGATGGCCCCTTTGGCGGCACGATCGCGCATGGCTATCTTACGATGAGCCTTGTGAACTATTTCCTGCCGCAACTGATCGAGGTGCGCGGATTTGCCCATGCAGTGAATGTCGGCGCAGACCGGCTGCGTTTCCTTAGTCCCGTAAAGGTCGGCAGCCGCATCCGCGGCGTGGGAGAGATTGTCGGCGTTGAGGAAGTGAAGGGCGCGATCCAGTCGGTCGTGCGCGTCACGGTCGAGATAGAAGGCAGCGACAAGCCCGCCTGCGTTGTTGATACCATCAGCCGCTATTTCCCGGAGAATTGA
- a CDS encoding nuclear transport factor 2 family protein, giving the protein MPTTEQKLAAVHGYIDAFALGDAEAIVALFDADATVEDPIGTPIKQGHDEIRAFYQGSTATGAKLELLGEPRCAADYVAFPFAVRLEWQGQKSVIEVIDTFRLNDEGKIVEMRAYWGPENMKAG; this is encoded by the coding sequence ATGCCCACCACCGAACAGAAACTCGCCGCCGTCCATGGCTATATCGATGCTTTTGCCCTTGGCGATGCGGAAGCGATCGTCGCGCTTTTTGACGCGGATGCGACCGTAGAAGACCCGATAGGCACTCCCATTAAGCAGGGCCATGACGAAATTCGCGCATTCTACCAAGGTTCGACGGCCACCGGCGCGAAACTGGAACTGCTGGGCGAACCGCGTTGCGCAGCCGATTATGTCGCCTTTCCTTTCGCCGTCCGGCTCGAATGGCAGGGCCAGAAATCAGTGATCGAGGTGATCGATACCTTCCGCCTGAATGACGAAGGCAAGATCGTCGAAATGCGTGCCTATTGGGGGCCGGAGAATATGAAGGCAGGTTGA
- a CDS encoding alkene reductase gives MHESLFTPVRFGAFELSSRIVMAPMTRDRAGPDDVPTDLMVEYYRQRASAGLIVTEGVQPSAEGKGYWRTPGIWSQQQVDGWAKVADAVHAEGGRIVMQLMHCGRVVVEANRGYAADIIAPSAISCPDKVPGPDGIPADCGTPRAMTPEDIFRVAEEFAQAAKNARAAGIDGVELHCASGYLVNQFLNSASNHRDDAFGGSPENRVAFAELLLGRMADSIGADRVGFRISPGNPYNGMDPSDPEPVFAALLRAAEGIGNPRTGAGLAYVHLVDMALADLDSLAMVRANWSSPIITNNNLKADSAAAILDAGRADAVSFGRPFISNPDLPARLRSGVPLTKPDYAHLYTGEEKGYTDYPRA, from the coding sequence ATGCATGAAAGCCTTTTCACCCCCGTTCGTTTCGGCGCATTCGAACTGTCCAGCCGCATCGTCATGGCGCCGATGACCCGGGACAGGGCCGGGCCGGACGATGTACCCACCGATCTGATGGTCGAATATTACCGTCAACGGGCAAGTGCCGGGCTAATCGTCACCGAAGGCGTCCAGCCTTCCGCTGAGGGGAAAGGCTATTGGCGCACACCCGGCATATGGTCGCAGCAGCAGGTTGATGGCTGGGCAAAGGTGGCAGACGCCGTACACGCCGAGGGCGGCCGGATTGTGATGCAATTGATGCATTGCGGGCGCGTCGTCGTTGAGGCCAATCGCGGCTATGCAGCCGATATCATCGCCCCTTCGGCCATTTCCTGCCCAGACAAGGTTCCAGGCCCCGATGGCATTCCTGCGGACTGTGGTACGCCGCGCGCTATGACGCCGGAGGATATCTTCCGTGTTGCCGAGGAGTTTGCACAGGCCGCCAAAAATGCCCGTGCCGCGGGCATTGACGGCGTGGAATTGCATTGTGCCAGTGGCTATCTGGTGAACCAGTTCCTGAATAGCGCAAGCAACCATCGTGACGATGCCTTTGGCGGCTCACCCGAAAATCGGGTGGCCTTTGCCGAACTGCTGTTGGGGCGCATGGCGGACAGCATCGGGGCTGACCGGGTCGGCTTCCGCATATCGCCCGGCAATCCCTATAACGGCATGGATCCATCCGATCCCGAACCGGTGTTTGCAGCCTTGTTGCGCGCCGCAGAAGGGATTGGAAATCCGCGCACAGGGGCAGGCCTCGCCTATGTCCATCTGGTCGATATGGCGCTTGCCGATCTCGATAGCCTCGCCATGGTGCGCGCCAACTGGTCCAGCCCGATCATCACCAACAACAATCTTAAGGCGGACAGCGCGGCCGCGATACTCGATGCCGGGCGCGCTGATGCCGTATCCTTTGGCCGCCCGTTCATATCGAACCCCGATCTTCCGGCGCGACTAAGATCTGGCGTGCCGCTGACCAAGCCCGACTATGCGCATCTCTATACCGGGGAAGAAAAGGGCTATACCGATTATCCTAGGGCCTAG
- a CDS encoding TonB-dependent receptor: protein MPACHRGTASYEGEVIKQAQGGIKISQPTFSFEAAAFYTNLKNRRQVLFVNAPGGGFQELVNLVATESYGVEAVLDIELVNNLRFNGNLTLQKAKYTEFQANVGGVPTSNPAIIGNDLERQPEMLYNAGLYYDDGALDVSLFTNYTADNYTASNNAIRLDGWNVVNFDAGYTFKLGNNDARLGLNVFNLLNSDAVTEGSPRQDNNQTVAGAYFVGRPVLPRRIMGRLTYNF, encoded by the coding sequence ATGCCAGCCTGTCACCGAGGAACCGCCAGCTATGAAGGCGAAGTGATCAAGCAGGCGCAAGGCGGCATCAAGATCAGCCAGCCGACCTTCAGCTTCGAAGCTGCGGCCTTCTACACCAACCTCAAAAATCGTCGTCAGGTGTTGTTCGTCAACGCGCCGGGCGGTGGTTTCCAGGAACTGGTCAATCTCGTCGCGACCGAATCCTATGGTGTTGAGGCGGTTCTCGATATCGAACTGGTGAACAATCTGCGCTTCAACGGCAATTTGACGCTGCAAAAGGCGAAATACACTGAGTTTCAGGCCAATGTCGGCGGCGTTCCTACATCGAACCCCGCAATCATCGGCAATGATCTCGAACGTCAGCCGGAAATGTTGTATAATGCAGGTCTCTATTATGATGATGGCGCACTCGATGTGTCCCTCTTCACCAACTACACTGCAGACAACTACACCGCTTCGAACAACGCCATCCGGTTGGACGGCTGGAATGTCGTGAATTTCGATGCCGGCTATACGTTCAAGCTTGGTAATAATGATGCTCGGCTCGGTCTCAACGTCTTCAACCTGTTGAACAGCGACGCCGTTACCGAAGGCTCGCCGCGCCAGGATAACAACCAGACGGTTGCGGGTGCCTATTTTGTAGGTCGTCCGGTGCTGCCCCGCCGCATCATGGGTCGCCTGACCTATAACTTCTGA